The following proteins are encoded in a genomic region of Hippopotamus amphibius kiboko isolate mHipAmp2 chromosome 8, mHipAmp2.hap2, whole genome shotgun sequence:
- the TNP1 gene encoding spermatid nuclear transition protein 1: MSTSRKLKSHGMRRGKNRAPHKGVKRGGNKRKYRKGSVKSRKRCDDASRNYRSHL, encoded by the exons ATGTCGACCAGCCGCAAACTAAAGAGTCATGGTATGAGGAGGGGCAAGAACCGAGCTCCTCACAAGGGAGTCAAGAGAGGTGGCAACAAAAGAAAGTACCGGAAGGGCAGCGTCAAAAGTAGAAAACGGTGCGACGATG CCAGTCGCAATTACCGCTCCCACCTGTGA